The window ACTAAATCAATAAGTCATTCTCTCCACACCCCATCATTCATCATTCTTTAACTCAGTCAAGCTTTCCCAGGACTCAAGactttctcttacttttcccAGGCTTCTCTGGTCAGATCTCTCTGTGCTTCCTTGGTCACGTCAGAACAAGTCAGAATTTGTGCTGGACTCAGCAGAAAGTGTTAAATCCCTGGCTATGCTCCTCTCACTTCTCCAGGCAACTTTCCGGATATTCACAGCCACTCTTACACGAGTCCTTGTGCTATTAAATAGTCCCAGGACTTATGGACAGCAGCTCAGCCTTGGGAGAATCACCACTTCTCCTTTCCTGCTCCATGTCTGTGTCCCATAGGGTATGGACTGGGTTCTTCAACATGttcattcaattcaactcaaagACTAAGTATATTGTGTGCAAAGTGCTGGAgatgcaaaaaatgaaaaggccCAAGTGCTAAAACCATACTACTAGAGAATAAAAGGATCACATACTTATCAGTATTTCTAGGATTTCTTGTTTTCATCCATTCTTGGAAGGTAGACCAGTCATCAGATGGGCACCAAGGTTCTTTCCCTACAAAGAAGTCTGGGCAGATTGCTCTACGAAAGAGAAAGGTTAATTCATCTTCAGTATTCCAGCCTATTATTCACCAGACACATAATTTTTAGTTAGTTGGTAGTCTATACCATTCAAGAAGTTGACCAGTGCACCCTACGCTGCCCCACACCCCTTTCACAGGCAGAGTTTttggtataaagaaaaaaaactcaagtAGGTATGAGGTTAAAATTCTTTTCCCAGTAAAATAACATCCTATTGCCAGATTAGAAAATTCTTGATTCTGCAATAATTCAAAACTTGTAACAGAGAATgattcaaaaatgattttaaatagtaTAGAAAGTACTAATAAATAGTATATGAGGTAGTGTGTCTTAGAGGATGGAGAACTAGCCTTAGAGCTGGGAAGATCTCCATGTAAGTTCTTCCTTGGACACATGCTGATTTTGTCCAGACAAATCCCAGTGGtccaggaaattctctaagacAATAAGGTACAGAGAACGTGCCAGTTTGCATTGGTGGTGCCAATAGAGTTCTTTCTACTAAAGAAATCACAAAGTCATATAAGAGGGGGAAAACTGGGGAGGCTCTAGCTGGCCCCTTTGAGAACTGTCTACCCCAGCAGATCTGGGTATCTCCTGGTCTTCTGCATTGGTTCCACAAGCTTATCTACCTAAAGGAACTCTCTGGGACAGATATGTCATATAAATTATAAGTTCATGacattttcttcattgaaaatatCTCATGTGTCCATCTGTACCCAGACAGAAGACTGTGGGGGCTAAGTGGGAATCATAACAGtggattttcactttttgttgttgtttgcttgcattttgttttctctctcatttttatctttttgatctgatttttcttgtgcagcatgataattgtggaaatatgtatagaagaattgtacatgttaaacatatactggattacttgaagtctaggggaggggtggaaggaaagaagggagaaaaaaattgaaacacaagattttttgcaagggtgaatgctgaaaactatgcatgtgttttgaaaataaaaaattttatatataaacaacaataaaaaaaattacctcatgTGCCTTTTCCTTATCTAATGTTTGTTCACTGTGGGCATTTTCCTGCCAAATAGATATTTATCAAGGTTGATTATTAAAAGGCCAATTTAGTTCAAAccaattactttttctttactgTTCAGTGTCAAAGCAtaagaaaacaaacttttaattcaagaaccatttttttcctttcattttaaatagcAAGAAGCAATTACACTCCAACACAGTGCCAAATTAATATATACAATTTTCCGATGAtataactttttaacttaaagCCTATAAcagaataatatagaaaaaaacatattttagagtcaggaaaaaccaTAAAGATTCTAAATCTAGAATTTGtcaacataaaaaaattttttataactgCACTTTAATTCTTAACGTAGGATCTgtgaacctaaaaaaaaaaaaaaattgataactgtatttcagtgtaaatggttttctttacatgtttttattttatgcattttttttagCCCTGATCTAATTTGACCTCCTACTGATTCAGAAATTTTCCTACACAATAGTGTGATTCATAAATAGAAAGATAACTATCCTGACCAGCAACCAAATAGactggtgttttgttttgtttttttaaagaatgttttcatttcattttttcttaattatacagaaaaaaaaattttacatttttaaaaaataatttttagtttcaaattcctATCTTTAAGAAGGCATGTACTTTGATCTGGATTAGACATTTGCAGTCatgcaaaaaaaatctttatattagaCATGTTGCAAAGgagaacacagaaaaagaaaaaagaaaggggggaggggaagggaagaagggagaaagaggaggaaggaaggaaggaaggaaggaaggaaggaaggaaggaaggaaggaaaggaaggaaggaagagagaggactAGATTCACTCAGCAAATAAACTCAATTCAAGCTATGTATTAGGcattagaaatacaaaaacaaaaatgacatagTTCCTGATCTATAGGACTAGACTATAGGGTGAGTGTGAAGGGGTAATacaacatatgcacatataagaATAttagatggaaatatgttttacacaaCTACACTTGTATAATCTACACTAAAGTGTTTGGTTTCTCAAGGAGAGggatgggaagagaggagggaatttggagttaaaaatctcaaaaaaaaatgtattcaataacaatattataaagacaaacaattttgaaaaatttgggAATTCTGATCAACGTAATGATcaatcacaattccaaaggattcataatgaaacATTCTGTCTACTTCCTGAGAGATGATGGATTTACAGTAGAGACTGAGGTATTTTTTGGACATGTACAATATGGAAGTTTATTTTTCTCCCATACATGTTTATAATTAGAATTTggtatttcttgctttctcagcaGTATATTgcaggaaagggaaaagtcagatcttcattcaaaaaagaatcaaacttaatattttaaaaataagacagtgattttcctcaaagagtttatattttacttgggagcatatataaatataatacaaagatatgacaatatcagaaaaagaatctAAGTTCCCACAGAAAATTTAGAAAGGGACAAAATTATCTTTaagattccattttttaaatctttatttatttagtgtcatatatagtaggcactatatcTCAGATATTGTAAGAGAAGATGAGGGCAATAATATGAGTACAAAAGAGACAATGTAACCAATGTAGAAGCAGAAGTAATAATGTGGCAACCAATAGATTTTatgagatgaaagaaaaggaaatgtcagaGATGTTTTTGGTATCTGAATGACTGATAAGATCGTGgtaccctcaaaaaaaaaaaaataggaaagtagaaggaggtacaagttttttttttttctcaattacttgcaaatttttaaatattatttttaccccaaaattatgtattttaaattctctcttcctctcctccctccaaaTTGAGAAGGCCAgaaatttgacataggttatacatgtgcagtcatacaaaacacatttccatgtaaatcatcctgtgaaataaaatacagacaaaaaatctaagaaaaataaagaaaatatttttaatttgcttttagaTGCTATCAAAAGGGGGCTTTTAGATGCTAAAAAACTGGGATGATTCAGGAGTCATGTATTGAAGCTATTTGGGAATAAAGAGTTGGCTCAAGGAACGCTGAATCAAAGCAGATTGCTATGTTCATTATTAGGGCCTTGAAGTTGACTTAAGAGTTGTTCCAGCTGCCAAAATTATGGGACAAAGGACAGGCCTCTAGGGTTTCTCTTATGCCTAAAACCCCATAGATTGAGAGTTAGGGATCAGCGACAGTCTGGAATATGTTTGAAGGCAAGGTATTTATTTTAAAGTGTAATCTTACTACAAGCATAAACTGAATCCAAGAcatgaataaaattttctttgaagtttttaacctttaaaaaaaattgtactaggaaaaatgaaaacaaaagttaaaaaaaaacagcattttgTGTTTCCTACTTACGTGTATCCATTGGCTGCAATGATATCAACCATATATCTGGTGTTGGGCATCTGCCAGCCAAAAATATCTTGAACAACAATCACAGCTTTGTCTGTGTTGGATGGTGGTTGGCTAACATAAGCTTTGATGTGCTCAATTTGCACTTCACATCCCAGGCCTCCATATTCAATCTTATGCCCAATGTCACATGGGCAAGGCTGAGCCTCATTAGCCATTAGGAATGCTTATGTTAGGCTTTGGAAAGGGAAACTTGAAACTACAACAAATAGAACAACATAGATCCAGGATGTTAAGCAAACTACAAATCAAAACCGAGGAAAATacctaattcatttttatatactatatattaaacACATAGTAAACTATTGATAAAAGACGTAATTCATAAAAATTAGGTTCTATTTTTCATTGACCAATTTTTCTAAACTGTCAAGTTAGAGCAGGTTAATAAGTAAGTAACCTCTCAGCAAGAATCCACCAAGAAGCCAGAAGTCTTGTATTTGACAACATTGCCTTCGCTATTAACATATTCTAAAGGGATTTTTCATCCTGAATACACTCTGGGaattatttctgatttctctttggGGTTGATTTGAAACTTGTGTTATCtataatgaagtattttataatttcaaatcaCTTCTCTTTTACCTTTATATCAGCCACTTTACAAAAGAAACATTTATCTCTAGGAGCACTGTACATTCTGTGGACAGTGTATTCTAGTCCCAGTCTTTCACAGAAGGGGTGTACATACagatagcattttatatttattctcctaTACAGGACTAGGATCCTGAACATATGCATTTATGTGTCataattatatacatgtgtataactTACATATGaatgacaacaaaactatatacaTGCATGCTCCTTTATGCAAAAGGAGACTCCTTCTCTATTCACATCTGTAATGTACCAGCTGTGATAGAAATAAATGTGGAAAGAGAAAGCTATCAGGTCTTGCTATGATGATCCTTCTAGTATGTGCctatgaaaaatattataatagtcATGTTCTATTCCATTGCCTGCTCATATTTGAAAGATAAATTCCTACccttaacatttaaattttttgaaaagcaaCAGTTTTTTAATTATATGCTATAAAGtcactgagaattttttttaaatgtttctctttctcccaaaaGTTGCTTGGCTTGTTTTTAAGATAATAATCCATGACTTAAATAGAATATGTCATATTGAAGGGGCCATACTATATTTGTTTGTAAACTTATGTCCAGTGCTACCTAATTTTATAACTTTAGATCATCCTGGGGCTTGAAAATTCACTTTGgacaatatttttatatgtttgtcTTTTAATACAAGATTATTATGagataaattagatacataatctAAGGCCTGGCACAGTGTTCTGTACAACTGATAAGAgtagatattttaataaatatttgttatgtcATATGTTAAATTGcacaattttcatttgtttttaacatgATGGTAACCAGCtggaaaaatggataaatatgtAGATAAATTGTTAGTCTTCTTATCTattataattatgtgatttttcaaACAGAAGTATTCAGAAATGGCCTAATCTCCAATTGCCTTTTATCATGCAGTCCCcaattttgcaaaaataattcttatttttgctCTTGGGTTGgggctttttaattttgtttttgggttgtttttttttttcttttttttttttttgccattacatTAAAAGAtatgactttttatttaattaccTCAGTCATTTTCTCATATGCAACCCTCTCCAATTCACTTCGAGtcttctcttgtaacaaagaaaacaatCCAGCAAAAAAATCAATACATACAGCAACTCAATAGGCAGTATCCACAACATTTGTTTCTGTGTATCTACCCTCTACTAAAAGGAGATCAGAATAGTTCTAGGATCACTTTAAATAAAGCTTTGAAGGACCATATCTAAGTGTACATAACATACACATGAATGACAGCAAAACTATGCTGGTTTGTCGTTCTGCTCCACATGTGTACCACATACATACCTTAATTTATTCTGCTAAACTCTGGAGAATAGATCAGAAATCACTTACTTTCTTCCTAACAGCTGCAGAGTCGCTTTAATTCCCCTGCTGAGTCAGAAAGCAGTCCACGGACTGTGCCTTCCTTAATATTCAGTAATTTGTGGTTGAGAGGGGAAGGACTTTCTGATTATATAAAAAGGGGATAAGGGTCATGGACAAATAGAAGCAAGAGGGAGGGACCTGAGCTGGCTGGACGGAAGTGGatctgagaaaagaaagggaggctTCATTCACTGCCACAGCACACTCTGATTTCTATTTAGCTGACTTCACAAATATGGAAGATGTTGCAACCATATGAATataggaggggggaaagagagagacagtaaAAGAGAgtaccaaataaaaatcaaatatgtctGTTTTTGTTGCAAATGTTCCCCTTTCACAATTAAGCTCTGTCTCCATCTAGAGATTTTTTCTCAGCTTATTTAAATCCaacagagaaaggaggaaaagtaggaaggaaaagtATGGAATACTAAGAGAAAGTTGGATAGAACGGTGAACAGTAATCCCTATGGCCACCAGTGCTATTGATTTGcttcaaaaaaaagaataaaaaataaactattgatGTTTATATAGTTTAGGTTCTACACAAAAAATTTATCTTGTTTAATAAACTGTTTAGAAAAGGTACAAAAATGTGGACATTAGGAAAGCTGGGATCTGCCCTTAAGTGATGactctaaaacattattttcacaCAAATAACAGATAagattctggagagcattttggaactatgcccaaagggctatcaaattgtgcacaccctctgatccagcagaatttctactgagtctgtatcccaaagaaatcttaaaggaaggaaagggacccacatatacaaaaatgtttgtagccaccctttttatagtagaaagaaactagaaactgagtggatgtccatcagttggagaatggctgaataagttatggtatatgaatgttatggaatattattgtttttataagatacgatcagcaggatgatttcagaaaggcctactTGAACTGttgctaagggaagtgagtagaaccaagagaacattttacgtggcaataagaagattatgtgatgatcagctgtgatggacatggctcttttcaacaatgaggtgattcaggccagttccaatgaacttgtgatagagagagacatctgcatccagaaagaggactatggagactgaatgtggatcacaataaagTATTTataccatttttgttgttgttgctatttctttattttttctttctcttttttccctttttgatctgtttttcttgtgcagcatgataaatgtgaaaatatatttagaagaatagcatatgtttaacctatattggattatttgccatctaggagaggggggagacatggagagagagggagaaaaatcacaatataatatggaaatatatttttaaaaattgcacactTAACCttcatcagattgcttgcttgtcttggagaggaggaaggtaaggaaatgagggagaaaaatatggaaaacaaagttttaagaaaatgaagattgaaaattatctttacatatatttggaaaaataaaatactatttaaaaaaccaaataacaGATAAAAAAGCATGTTTAATGAatagataaggggaaaaaatgttttcactAAACCTAGAGATTGATGGAGGTAGCTActgttattatcccaattttacaattgaagaaactgaggtgtagaggttaagtgacttgcccaagatcatacagcaagtaattaataatatatagcaAGTCAAGGTCAGACTGAACCCAGACCGACCTGAATCCATGTCCAGTGCTTTTAGAAACAAGTAGAATTCTGAATCAGTTCTCCGTGTACTGACCATTACTCATCAGAGCTAAGACCAGAATtggcaaaaagaataaagaataatatgaaaaagatattCAATGCAATTGAAATATTTTACCCCTGAAAAAGTAATCAAcagttaaaaatggaaaataaacaaTATAAGCAATTACAATTCACTACTTTCCAACTATCATTGTTATGTCATGTCACCTATACTCCCCACCTCACACAGGAATTAAAGGCCCCACCCATAGGGTTGGGCTCTGATTGTTGAACTTCTACTTTATTTGACACAGACCCAAATATATCCTGACACTTCCAAGCCATGTCACTAAGTTTGTACCCAACTTTTTTCATATTGTCTCTTGTTCCCCTATTAGGATGTAAACTTCTTAAAGCCAGGGATTATTGTCtcactttttgtatttgtatctcccgCGCTAAGCATAGTGCTGCCTAGGACAtagtgaatatttaaaaaatgcttttttattcattcatatataatataattacaaatattagCTTATACTAAGCCTGGTACAATATAATAGTTCCTCAGGTACATGTGGTTTCCTTTGTTGCTTTAGGgaatttatgtgaaaaaaagaaaaaagtacactGTCCCTGAACTATGTGAGGAAAATTCCTAATTGGTCCTTAGTTTTGACATTTGTATCCATCtctaggcagctagatggcaccatagtGTATAGGGTGCCCGGCCTGGAGTCTGGCTGTGGGCTACCCTACCAGCCAGGGGCAGGGACTTGGGTCCTGCTACAGGTTTCAAAGAACTAGGGTTGTAAGCAGGATTGGTCCCCCCAAATAGCCTTTGTTACAGGGCAAGTTTTTCCACAGGGCAGGGCACAAAGCAAGGGCTAAAGCCAACCCCATCAGTAATCAAATCTCTTATAGGCTTATGACCTATAAtggttctctctttctctctgtgtgtgtctctgtctctgtctctctctctctctttctctctctgtttctctctctttctcactctgtctctctgtctctctctctctgtctctgtctctgtctctatctctatctctctctccctccctctctctttctctctctctctctctctctctctctctccctccccctctctctctttctctctctctctttctgtctctctgtctctctctgtctctgtctctgtctctgtccctgtctgtctctgtctgtctgtctctgtctctctctctgtctgtctgtctctctctctctctgtctcgcttTCTCTCtggataattatgattatatataaaccagaagacatcaataaaaacctattttttaaaaaaaagtatttgttttaaTATGCTAATTGCACAACAAAGTTTAGGTCCTGACTTTGACTTTAACACTACACTGCAAAACAaccacatatattttttctttgaaaggacAGAATCACTTCAGATTTTTCAGCATTATtaaggtatttttgtttttgtaaacaagattttaatttttattcccaATGTTGTTAGATATTTCCAATTATTACAATTTTGGCATACAAACAGCTTCAACTATCAGTTTTTTTGGATGGGGATGGAATGGGAGGTGCaatgaaaaatgtaattttctctagAAGCTCTAGCAGAGTAGATTGTTTCCACAGCTAAGCTGAATTCCTTAAACAAAGATTCTTGAAAATAATAGATGTTCAATAAAACATTCATTACAAAGTTAGATTTTCATGTCTTTCAGCCAAGGGAAGAATCAAACTGgtaattttcttgttattttgagTGCATAGATTGGTGATCTCAGTTTACTCCTATAAAGTTTTTCCTATTACATGGATCCTGGACAATATTTCTTCTCATACCTGTCCCCAACTACTGTCTTT of the Sarcophilus harrisii chromosome 1, mSarHar1.11, whole genome shotgun sequence genome contains:
- the CMBL gene encoding carboxymethylenebutenolidase homolog isoform X2 produces the protein MANEAQPCPCDIGHKIEYGGLGCEVQIEHIKAYVSQPPSNTDKAVIVVQDIFGWQMPNTRYMVDIIAANGYTAICPDFFVGKEPWCPSDDWSTFQEWMKTRNPRNTDKEANVVLNYLKEKCHAQKIGIVGFCWGGIVVHDLMMKYPELKAGVSVYGIIRDSEDVYSLKNPTLFIFAENDAVIPLEQVNLKVNNPLERILNNG